In Spirosoma sp. KUDC1026, the sequence CGGTTATAAAGAGTAGCAGAGGGCTTTCAATTCGGCTGTCTCTGCCTTTTTCCCGCTTGTGTCTCCATTGTTCCGTTTTTCCGCTAATTTTGGGCCTTACACAGACGCCCGAACCTGTTTTTTTTGTATAACCCGACATATTCATAGCTACCAATGGCTGAATTAATTCGAATGCCCAAGATGAGCGACACCATGACCGAAGGGGTCATTGCGGAGTGGCACAAAAAAGTGGGCGACAAAGTGAAATCCGGCGATGTACTGGCCGAGGTCGAAACCGACAAAGCAACGATGGATCTGGAGTCGTACGAAGAAGGTACGCTGCTCTATATCGGTGTTGAAAAAGGGGCATCCGTGCCCGTAGACGGCGTTCTGGCCGTTGTTGGTGAAGACGGTGAAGACTACAAATCGTTACTCGACGGAGGAAGCCAGGAAGCGCCGAAAGAAGAGCCAAAAGCGGCTTCGAACGGGGATGCTCCGGCGCCTAGCGGAGACCTGAAGCCCGGTGAAGTCAATACGAAACTGCCGGATAAAGATGCTGTTTCGGCAGCGCTACCTGAAGACGTCAACGCGACCATGATTCGGATGCCGAAGATGAGCGATACCATGACGGAGGGTACGATTGTCGCGTGGCACAAAAAAGAAGGTGATACCGTAAAATCAGGTGATGTTCTGGCCGAAGTTGAAACCGACAAGGCTACGATGGACCTGGAAGCGTACGAAGAAGGTACGCTGCTGTACATTGGTGTAAAAGAAGGTTCGTCGGTAGCCGTTGATGATGTCATCGCCGTCATCGGTGAGAAAAACGCTAACTTCAAAGTCCTGCTCGAAGGGGGTAGCAGCAGCGGTGGTAACGGCAGCTCAGCACCTGCTCCATCATCGAGTGGTAGCGAAACGGCCGAACAGAACCCACAGGCTAATCTACCCGCTAATGCGGACAGCGATCTGTCGTACGGTGGTGGTGAAGGCGAAAACAACGCCGATGCTACGTCGAACGGTCGGGTAAAAGCGTCTCCGCTGGCAAAACGCATTGCTGAAGAGAAAGGCATCAACCTGGGCCAGGTAAAAGGTACGGGTCCTGAAGGACGTATCGTGAAGAGCGACGTTGAGTCGTTCAAACCGGGTACGGCTGCTCCTGCGGCCAAACCAGCTCCCCAAGCTGCTCCTGCCGCAGCACCCCAGCCTGCCGCTGAACAGAAACCTGCTCCCGCCCCAAGCCCAGCACCCCAGGCCCAGGGCGAGTACGAAGATATTCCGGTTTCACAGATGCGCAAAACCATCGCGCGTCGCCTGAGCGAAAGTCTGTTTACGGCTCCGCACTTCTACCTGACCATGGAAATTAACATGGATAAAGCAACGGAACTGCGTGGTACGGTTAATGCTATCAGCCCGGTTAAGATCTCGTTCAACGATTTCGTGATCAAGGCCGTTGCGCTGGCGCTGAAACAGCACCCGAACGTAAACTCGTCGTGGTTAGGCGACAAGATTCGGAAATACAAGTACGTCAATATTGGCGTAGCAGTAGCCGTCGACGAAGGTCTGCTGGTGCCTGTTGTTCGGAATGCCGATCAGAAAACGCTGTCGACTATTTCGGGCGAAGTGAAAGATCTGGCTGGCAAAGCGAAAGACAAAAAACTGCAACCGAAGGATTGGGAAGGCAGTACGTTCTCAATCTCGAACCTGGGTATGTTCGGTATTGAAGAATTTACCGCTATCATCAACCCACCTGATTCCTGCATTCTGGCCATCGGTTCGATCAAGCAATCCGTGAAATTCGAAGACGGTGTCGCCAAACCAACGGGCGTTATGAAAGTAACCCTCTCCTGCGACCACCGCGTGGTTGACGGAGCAACGGGAGCTGCTTTCTTGCAAACGGTGAAGCAACTGCTCGAAGATCCAATGCGGATG encodes:
- a CDS encoding pyruvate dehydrogenase complex dihydrolipoamide acetyltransferase, which encodes MAELIRMPKMSDTMTEGVIAEWHKKVGDKVKSGDVLAEVETDKATMDLESYEEGTLLYIGVEKGASVPVDGVLAVVGEDGEDYKSLLDGGSQEAPKEEPKAASNGDAPAPSGDLKPGEVNTKLPDKDAVSAALPEDVNATMIRMPKMSDTMTEGTIVAWHKKEGDTVKSGDVLAEVETDKATMDLEAYEEGTLLYIGVKEGSSVAVDDVIAVIGEKNANFKVLLEGGSSSGGNGSSAPAPSSSGSETAEQNPQANLPANADSDLSYGGGEGENNADATSNGRVKASPLAKRIAEEKGINLGQVKGTGPEGRIVKSDVESFKPGTAAPAAKPAPQAAPAAAPQPAAEQKPAPAPSPAPQAQGEYEDIPVSQMRKTIARRLSESLFTAPHFYLTMEINMDKATELRGTVNAISPVKISFNDFVIKAVALALKQHPNVNSSWLGDKIRKYKYVNIGVAVAVDEGLLVPVVRNADQKTLSTISGEVKDLAGKAKDKKLQPKDWEGSTFSISNLGMFGIEEFTAIINPPDSCILAIGSIKQSVKFEDGVAKPTGVMKVTLSCDHRVVDGATGAAFLQTVKQLLEDPMRMLV